A part of Rhopalosiphum maidis isolate BTI-1 chromosome 3, ASM367621v3, whole genome shotgun sequence genomic DNA contains:
- the LOC113559249 gene encoding syntaxin-binding protein 1-like, whose protein sequence is MLGVTTITNGERQKRCKPERKQRIDENTFQVSRWTPLIKDLMENCVENKLDPEQFPSVGDKEPSVDIHKASSSRYTGQNVTWYKGKDSTKHQRSRVILFVLGGVTYSEMRCAYEISKSFKNWEIVIGSSHPLTPMDFIQELSKLDKP, encoded by the exons atgcTTGGCGTCACCACGAttacaaat GGAGAAAGACAGAAACGGTGCAAACCTGAACGCAAACAACGCATTGACGAAAATACATTCCAGGTTTCTAGATGGACGCCACTGATCAAAGATTTAATGGAGAATTGTGTTGAAAACAAATTGGATCCTGAGCAATTTCCATCTGTAGGTGATAAAGAGCCTTCAGTTGACATCCATAAAGCATCtag TTCAAGGTATACAGGGCAAAACGTAACGTGGTACAAAGGAAAAGATTCGACCAAACATCAACGTTCAAGAGTCATACTATTTGTACTGGGTGGAGTTACATATTCAGAAATGAGATGTGCATATGAAATATCCAAAAGcttcaaaaactgggaaattgTAATTG GTTCATCACACCCACTGACGCCAATGGACTTCATCCAAGAGTTGTCTAAATTAGACAAACCATAG